In Alphaproteobacteria bacterium, the following proteins share a genomic window:
- the ybeY gene encoding rRNA maturation RNase YbeY has product MSAGDILRALTFADNRLAQQLYGEYDQHLALIQEALGVRIRSRGNAVEVEGAEGAVQRAEEALRALYTLLQQGQAIDAGTVRAALKFAVASDARVDLGARDVTIATRKRKIQPRTPAQADYIRKVRAHKLTFALGPAGTGKTYLAVAAAVAAMAAGEVERLVLSRPAVEAGERIGFLPGDMKEKVDPYLRPLYDALHDMLPGDLVQRQIDAGTIEIAPLAFMRGRTLAHAFVILDEAQNTSPQQMLMFLTRFGEGARMVICGDPDQVDLPPSTVSGLIDAVRRLEGLPEIATQRFTAADVVRDPLVGRIVTAYARPTAAPAAPDAPAAPDVPAAPDVPVRPPLADPPGEPEANDPPDLPADPIPSGKSSLAADIAVDSAAWTERLPDVETRVERAAQAAWTAAGGVTGEDAGLAIVLADDPTLADLNRRFRDREGPTNVLSFPADPAMTAPEGEPCHLGDIAIAYETVAREAVAQNKTLDHHLAHMVVHGVLHLLGYDHQVTVERDRMEALERTILAGLGVPDPYDGDPV; this is encoded by the coding sequence TTGAGCGCCGGCGACATCCTGCGGGCGCTGACCTTCGCCGACAATCGGCTCGCCCAGCAGCTCTATGGCGAATACGACCAGCACCTCGCCCTGATTCAGGAGGCGCTGGGCGTCCGCATCCGCTCGCGCGGCAACGCGGTCGAGGTGGAAGGGGCGGAAGGCGCCGTACAGCGGGCGGAGGAGGCGCTGCGCGCGCTCTATACCCTGCTGCAACAGGGCCAGGCCATCGACGCCGGCACCGTCCGCGCCGCCCTGAAATTCGCGGTCGCCAGCGACGCCCGGGTCGACCTCGGCGCCCGCGACGTCACCATCGCCACGCGCAAGCGCAAGATCCAGCCCCGCACCCCGGCGCAGGCGGACTATATCCGCAAGGTGCGGGCGCACAAGCTGACCTTCGCCCTCGGCCCCGCCGGCACCGGCAAGACCTATCTGGCCGTCGCCGCCGCCGTCGCCGCCATGGCGGCGGGCGAGGTGGAGCGGCTGGTGCTCTCCCGTCCCGCGGTCGAGGCGGGCGAGCGCATCGGCTTCCTGCCGGGCGACATGAAGGAAAAGGTCGACCCGTATCTCAGGCCGCTCTACGACGCGCTGCACGACATGCTGCCGGGCGATCTGGTGCAGCGCCAGATCGACGCCGGCACGATCGAGATCGCCCCCCTCGCCTTCATGCGCGGCCGCACGCTCGCCCATGCCTTCGTCATCCTGGACGAGGCGCAGAACACCTCGCCGCAACAGATGCTGATGTTCCTGACCCGGTTCGGCGAGGGCGCCCGCATGGTGATCTGCGGCGACCCGGACCAGGTCGACCTGCCGCCCAGCACCGTTTCCGGCCTGATCGATGCGGTGCGGCGGCTGGAGGGCCTGCCGGAGATCGCGACCCAGCGCTTCACCGCCGCCGACGTGGTGCGCGACCCGCTGGTCGGCCGCATCGTCACCGCCTATGCCCGCCCGACGGCCGCTCCGGCCGCTCCGGACGCTCCAGCCGCACCGGACGTTCCAGCCGCACCGGACGTTCCGGTCCGGCCGCCCCTGGCCGACCCGCCGGGCGAGCCGGAAGCGAATGACCCGCCGGACCTTCCTGCCGACCCGATCCCAAGCGGCAAATCGTCCCTGGCCGCCGACATCGCCGTCGACAGCGCAGCCTGGACCGAGCGCCTGCCGGATGTGGAAACGCGCGTCGAACGCGCCGCCCAGGCCGCCTGGACCGCCGCCGGCGGCGTCACCGGCGAGGACGCCGGCCTGGCCATCGTCCTGGCCGATGATCCGACGCTGGCCGACCTGAACCGGCGCTTTCGCGACCGCGAAGGGCCGACGAACGTGCTCTCCTTCCCCGCCGATCCGGCGATGACCGCGCCCGAAGGCGAACCCTGTCATCTGGGTGACATCGCCATCGCCTATGAGACCGTGGCGCGCGAGGCGGTCGCGCAAAACAAGACGCTGGACCACCATCTTGCGCACATGGTTGTACATGGGGTCTTGCATCTCTTAGGGTATGATCACCAAGTCACCGTCGAACGAGACAGAATGGAAGCCCTAGAGCGGACGATCCTGGCCGGCCTCGGTGTCCCCGATCCTTACGACGGCGACCCCGTTTGA
- a CDS encoding HlyC/CorC family transporter, giving the protein MTDDPSPRRTPPAPEPPAESPAANASAETALSLHNGFAADQADSPATAPNGANGGAGGHGNGGSAAAANGHANGNGHTPPRSARRSVWRDIWRLLRRQRGGESSLRDALEELAERHEEDSEPIDPTEHLILENTLRLRGQTVEDVMVPRADIAAIEVNMPLLDVVQRIGETHHSRMPVFEGDLDHTIGLIHVKDVLPAVAGDGASVPLRTLLRPAMIVAPSMRVLDLLLRMRLERTHMALVVDEFGGIDGLVTIEDLVEQIVGEIEDEHDVAEETTLERRPDGTLIADARVFLEDFEAEVGEVLSNEERDHVDTLGGLVFNLVGRVPGRGEIVIHPSGIEFEILEGDPRRLKRLRVRNLPPPPEPPQAATMA; this is encoded by the coding sequence ATGACCGACGACCCTTCGCCTAGACGCACTCCGCCGGCCCCCGAGCCGCCGGCGGAGTCTCCTGCCGCCAACGCCTCCGCCGAGACGGCCCTTTCCCTGCACAACGGCTTTGCCGCCGACCAGGCCGACAGCCCCGCCACCGCGCCGAACGGGGCCAATGGCGGCGCCGGCGGCCATGGCAATGGCGGATCCGCCGCGGCGGCCAACGGCCACGCCAACGGCAATGGCCACACCCCGCCCCGCAGCGCCCGCCGCTCGGTCTGGCGCGATATCTGGCGCCTGTTGCGGCGCCAGCGCGGCGGCGAGTCCTCGCTGCGCGACGCGCTGGAGGAACTGGCCGAACGGCACGAGGAAGACAGCGAGCCGATCGACCCGACCGAGCACCTGATCCTCGAAAACACCCTGCGCCTGCGCGGCCAGACGGTGGAGGACGTGATGGTGCCCCGCGCCGACATCGCCGCCATCGAGGTGAACATGCCGCTTTTGGACGTGGTGCAGCGCATCGGCGAAACCCACCACTCGCGCATGCCGGTGTTCGAGGGCGACCTGGACCACACGATCGGCCTGATTCACGTCAAGGACGTGCTGCCCGCCGTTGCCGGCGACGGCGCGAGCGTGCCGCTGCGCACGCTGCTGCGCCCGGCGATGATCGTCGCCCCCTCCATGCGGGTGCTGGACCTGCTGCTGCGCATGCGCCTGGAGCGCACGCACATGGCGCTGGTGGTGGACGAATTCGGCGGCATTGACGGCCTCGTCACCATCGAGGACCTGGTCGAGCAGATCGTCGGCGAGATCGAGGACGAACACGACGTCGCCGAGGAAACCACGCTGGAGCGCCGTCCCGACGGCACCCTGATCGCCGACGCCCGCGTCTTTCTGGAGGATTTCGAGGCCGAGGTCGGCGAGGTCTTGAGCAACGAGGAACGGGACCATGTCGATACGCTGGGCGGCCTGGTGTTCAACCTGGTCGGCCGGGTGCCGGGCCGGGGCGAGATCGTCATCCACCCTTCCGGCATCGAGTTCGAGATTCTGGAGGGCGATCCGCGCCGGCTGAAACGGTTGCGCGTGCGCAACCTGCCGCCGCCGCCGGAACCGCCGCAAGCCGCCACCATGGCCTGA
- the lnt gene encoding apolipoprotein N-acyltransferase, with the protein MSDRNTLARALWRLPLPLRMALLVAGGAAAAWAMPPTAVAPALILLYAPLLLLLAGARGLRAGFALAWAGMFGFHLVGLSWVGEAFLVEADKFGWMEPFAVAGLAAGLALLAGLAGAAFVRLRSGRIGADLALFAALWMTAEWLRGHILTGFPWNLPVQAWDRVPAVLQADAWIGPYALSLLTVLPAAALAALALAPLRRAVAVVVLASLPLALAGAGGAWRLAEAPAHVPTVPGVKLRLVQPDIPQREKWRTDLRAAHFRKHLALSEGAAAAGVTQIIWPEAATPFLLLETPDALRAAATVVPPGGALITGTPRRIDATHYGNAVVALDDRGRPVAVYDKHHLVPFGEYVPLREWLPLERLAQGRGDFTPGPGAQTLVVPGAPSLSPLVCYEAIFPGAATDASDRPGWLLNVTNDAWFGASAGPHQHLAIARLRAIEEGLPMVRVANTGISAIIDPYGRILAHLPLDTEGVIDAALPTAIALPLYAVIGDGGAIVLALALVLYWYFAGRNGIRAYAPAPQ; encoded by the coding sequence ATGTCCGACCGGAACACGCTTGCGCGCGCCCTTTGGCGTCTGCCCCTGCCGCTGCGCATGGCCCTGCTGGTCGCCGGCGGCGCCGCCGCGGCCTGGGCCATGCCGCCGACCGCCGTGGCGCCGGCGCTGATCCTGCTCTATGCGCCATTGCTGCTGCTGCTCGCCGGCGCGCGCGGCCTCCGGGCCGGGTTCGCGCTGGCCTGGGCCGGCATGTTCGGCTTCCACCTGGTGGGCCTCTCCTGGGTCGGCGAGGCGTTTCTGGTCGAGGCCGACAAGTTCGGCTGGATGGAGCCGTTCGCGGTCGCCGGCCTCGCCGCCGGCCTCGCCCTGCTCGCCGGGCTGGCCGGCGCGGCCTTCGTCCGGCTGCGCTCCGGCCGAATCGGCGCCGACCTGGCCCTGTTCGCCGCCCTCTGGATGACGGCGGAATGGTTGCGCGGCCACATTCTGACCGGATTCCCATGGAACCTGCCGGTTCAGGCCTGGGACCGGGTTCCCGCGGTCCTGCAGGCCGACGCCTGGATCGGCCCCTATGCCCTGTCGCTGCTGACCGTGTTGCCGGCTGCGGCGCTGGCTGCGCTGGCGCTGGCGCCGCTCCGCCGGGCCGTGGCGGTGGTCGTCCTGGCGTCCCTGCCGCTGGCGCTGGCCGGGGCGGGCGGGGCCTGGCGGCTGGCCGAAGCGCCGGCGCACGTGCCGACCGTGCCGGGGGTCAAACTCCGCCTGGTGCAGCCCGACATTCCCCAGCGCGAGAAATGGCGCACCGACCTGCGCGCCGCCCATTTCCGCAAGCATTTGGCCCTCAGCGAGGGCGCCGCGGCGGCGGGCGTGACCCAGATCATCTGGCCGGAAGCCGCCACGCCCTTCCTGCTGCTGGAGACGCCGGACGCGCTTCGCGCCGCCGCCACCGTGGTGCCGCCGGGCGGGGCGCTGATCACCGGCACGCCGCGGCGGATCGATGCCACCCATTACGGCAACGCGGTCGTGGCGCTGGACGATCGGGGCAGGCCGGTCGCGGTCTATGACAAGCATCATCTGGTGCCGTTCGGCGAGTATGTGCCCCTGCGCGAATGGCTGCCGCTGGAGCGGCTCGCCCAGGGCCGCGGCGACTTCACCCCCGGCCCCGGCGCACAAACCTTGGTTGTGCCCGGCGCGCCGTCCCTGAGCCCTCTTGTCTGCTATGAGGCGATTTTTCCCGGCGCCGCGACGGACGCCTCGGACCGCCCCGGCTGGCTGCTGAACGTCACCAACGACGCCTGGTTCGGCGCCAGCGCCGGCCCGCACCAGCATCTGGCCATCGCCCGCCTGCGGGCCATCGAGGAAGGGCTGCCGATGGTGCGGGTCGCAAACACCGGAATCTCTGCGATTATCGACCCTTACGGCCGAATCCTCGCCCACCTGCCGCTGGATACGGAAGGGGTGATCGACGCCGCACTGCCCACGGCGATTGCACTACCATTGTACGCCGTCATCGGTGACGGCGGCGCCATCGTGCTGGCATTAGCCCTCGTATTGTATTGGTATTTTGCCGGCCGCAATGGCATACGGGCCTACGCTCCCGCCCCACAATAA